The genomic DNA GTTCAGTTTTCCAGCTGATGCGACAACACAGTGTGTTCCCAGCTGAACTTCAACATTTACTATGCTGGCATGGGGCCATGTGATGCGTGCGAGCCAATGCTGTGTGCGAGAGAATCCTTGCCAAAGATGAGAGAGTAGTTGTGACCGGTTGTTGTGACGCTTGTGACGGTAATTCGATATAACTTTCTCCACATCGTTGCTTGTCGAGGATGGTGGTCTCGAGGTTCCCTGAAGGCAACGATATAATCCTTGCGAAATACATTTTAGCTAACAGAATGTTGACGATGGTCAAACGATCAAACAAAACGATGGTGTGTTCGGTAGAACTGAACTGAAGAAATCAAAGCAGTTTATAGAAAGGAGGTGGACGACACAGATTCTGTACGAGATTTTCTCAACTATCTTTTCCACATTTCGCCTCTCATaaggcaccaacagcaccacacacacctGTGTTTGTTCACTTTCCTCTCGTCAGGCGTTTTTGTTGACAGTTTTATTCGCCCCTCAAAAAGAACTCAAGTTTTGCACGCGGCACAAGGGGTAACGCTCCTCACCTCACCACCTCATTCGTTGCGCATCATCTTCTCCTTTTGCCTCTGCAGCTTCTTCTTGGAcagctttttcttcgcctgctCCGACTCATCGGTTGCCTTAGTTACAACATCCTCCTTCTCGGTCAGCGATAGCTCGATGTGGCATGGCGATGACATGTACGGATTGATACGACCGTGCGCACGGTACGTACGGCGACGCAGGCAGGGAGCGCGGTTCACCTGGATGTGGTTAATCACTAGCCGGTCCACGTCCAAACCCTTGTAGTCGGCGTTCGCTTCAGCGTTcttcagcagctgcagcaaaaACTCGGCGGACTTTTTCGGCCAACGGCCTACCGACGTGCCCCAGTGCTTGGCCTGAGCGCAACGGCCCACACCGCCATTGAAACGACGGAACGGTACACACTCCTTCTTCTCAATCACGTTCTTCAGGAAACGCTGAGCACGGCGGAGCGGCATACGCTTGATGGCTAGTGCCGTTTCGCGGGTGTTCTGTGGAAGCACGAAACGAGATTATTATTTACATCGCCCAGCATACTatactctcacacacacactcttcccACCATGTACCATAGCTACCACTTACCTTGAAATGTACCCGTAGGTTCGAACCACGCGATTTGCACGATTTGGAGGCATTGTCGGGTTCCTTAGCGTAACGACCCATCTTGAATCCGAAGTCTGTAAATACGAGACAATACACAAACCCGCGATTAGTACAATCTATCACGTTTTGCCGATCAGTAGTCGGTGTGAAGCGAGTTTAGCAGGAAAAGTGTTCATTCCGATAGTGCGCTAATGATCCTACAAGATAGCTAGCGTTTAGCGAACATCAACAGCGGTGCACTCCCAACCCTTTCTACTTCTgtgctagcagcagcagccacccaTTGGACCAATGTTGATGTTCAACGTAGCCACCAGCGCTCTTGTCGATGCCGTTTTCCCGCCGCGTTGAAATGGTTCCAAACGGAATAACAGCACACAACGGAGGTGAACATTTTTCCTACCAAT from Anopheles stephensi strain Indian chromosome 2, UCI_ANSTEP_V1.0, whole genome shotgun sequence includes the following:
- the LOC118506549 gene encoding 60S ribosomal protein L17 → MGRYAKEPDNASKSCKSRGSNLRVHFKNTRETALAIKRMPLRRAQRFLKNVIEKKECVPFRRFNGGVGRCAQAKHWGTSVGRWPKKSAEFLLQLLKNAEANADYKGLDVDRLVINHIQVNRAPCLRRRTYRAHGRINPYMSSPCHIELSLTEKEDVVTKATDESEQAKKKLSKKKLQRQKEKMMRNE